The following are from one region of the Geotrypetes seraphini chromosome 12, aGeoSer1.1, whole genome shotgun sequence genome:
- the LOC117346910 gene encoding uncharacterized protein LOC117346910 yields the protein MKEEEADSPHPQTSIRQQPSLLPGAIEDPSLEVMESRLLNDFLGYEVNSEELLKNIETAVEEIKGEPPEEEGMENGEECAVDPIKDSPEHQEEEAKDEDEDEEKDIAVDTDDMWQEHSLVKEEICGLRSDVQSLIATVHDGLSNIGGILRVIEMEFQTLNQTLISLLPQLVPHSSSTTSASNVPTRATPVIGSQHGPPILKFQNLVFPNLQDSGVGQSGLASSGQSVLPQQCYGFSTGGPLYPSFRSRSRARR from the coding sequence ATGAAGGAGGAGGAAGCTGATTCCCCCCATCCTCAGACGTCCATCAGACAGCAGCCATCACTATTGCCTGGCGCCATCGAGGACCCAAGCCTGGAGGTAATGGAGTCTAGGCTCCTAAATGATTTTCTTGGATACGAAGTCAACAGTGAAGAGCTGCTTAAGAACATTGAAACTGCAGTGGAGGAAATTAAGGGGGAGCCACCAGAGGAAGAGGGAATGGAGAATGGGGAGGAATGTGCAGTGGATCCAATAAAGGACAGTCCAGAACATCAGGAGGAGGAAGCAAAGGATGAGGATGAGGATGAGGAAAAGGACATAGCAGTGGACACAGATGACATGTGGCAGGAACACTCTTTAGTCAAAGAAGAAATCTGCGGTCTCCGCAGCGATGTTCAGAGTCTGATAGCCACGGTACATGATGGCCTAAGCAACATTGGAGGAATTCTCAGGGTCATTGAAATGGAGTTCCAAACCCTAAACCAGACTCTgatctccctgctcccccagctGGTGCCGCACTCATCAAGTACAACGTCAGCCAGCAACGTCCCAACACGCGCCACGCCAGTCATCGGTTCACAGCACGGACCGCCTATCCTGAAATTCCAAAACCTGGTCTTCCCCAACCTCCAGGACtctggggtgggacaaagtggacTCGCCTCTTCAGGGCAGTCCGTTCTACCTCAGCAATGTTATGGCTTCAGCACGGGCGGGCCGCTATATCCCTCATTTCGCAGCCGAAGCAGAGCAAGAAGATAG